The Candidatus Eisenbacteria bacterium genome contains a region encoding:
- a CDS encoding sigma-70 family RNA polymerase sigma factor yields the protein MAMHDAMFGRLWALSLAVEEDWDALYAEQLPRVYNFFRYRVGDGPVAEDLASLTFEKAWRARHRYRRDLAGFGTWLYAIARNVANDHFRGRRVHAPLEAAADMPAGPTPEEIAERRSDFERLSRLLETLPDRERDLVALKYGAGMTNRAIAKATGLSESNVGTILHRTVGQLRAAWTERE from the coding sequence ATGGCCATGCACGACGCGATGTTCGGACGGCTCTGGGCCCTGAGCCTGGCGGTGGAGGAGGACTGGGACGCGCTGTACGCGGAGCAGCTGCCGCGCGTCTACAACTTCTTCCGCTACCGGGTCGGCGACGGGCCGGTGGCGGAGGATCTGGCCTCGCTGACCTTCGAGAAGGCGTGGCGGGCCCGGCACCGGTACCGGCGGGACCTGGCGGGATTCGGGACCTGGCTGTACGCCATCGCGCGCAACGTGGCCAACGACCACTTCCGCGGGCGGCGCGTGCACGCGCCGCTCGAGGCGGCGGCCGACATGCCCGCGGGACCCACCCCGGAGGAGATCGCCGAGCGCCGCTCCGACTTCGAGCGGCTCTCGCGGCTCCTGGAGACGCTGCCGGACCGCGAACGCGACCTGGTCGCGCTCAAGTACGGCGCCGGGATGACCAATCGGGCGATCGCGAAGGCGACCGGACTGAGCGAATCCAACGTCGGCACGATCCTGCACCGCACCGTCGGGCAGCTGCGCGCCGCGTGGACGGAAAGGGAATAG